In Denticeps clupeoides chromosome 1, fDenClu1.1, whole genome shotgun sequence, a single window of DNA contains:
- the ostc gene encoding oligosaccharyltransferase complex subunit ostc has product METLYSIPFTVLECPNIKLKKPWWLHMPSAMTVYAVVIVSYFLITGGIIYDVIVEPPSVGSMTDEHGHQRPVAFLAYRVNGQYIMEGLASSFLFTMGGLGFIILDRSNAPNIPKLNRFLLLFIGFVSVLLSFFMARVFMRMKLPGYLMG; this is encoded by the exons CGTTTACTGTATTAGAATGTCCGAATATAAAACTGAAGAAGCCCTGGTGGCTGCACATGCCCTCGGCTATGACGGTGTACGCCGTGGTCATTGTGTCCTACTTTCTTATCACTGGCG GCATAATCTATGATGTTATTGTGGAGCCGCCTAGTGTAGGTTCAATGACTGATGAACATGGTCATCAGCGACCCGTTGCCTTCTTGGCTTACAG GGTCAATGGGCAGTACATTATGGAGGGTCTGGCTTCCAGTTTCCTCTTCACCATGGGAGGCCTGGGCTTCATAATCCTGGATCGCTCCAATGCTCCCAACATTCCAAAACTGAATCGGTTCCTGCTGCTCTTCATTGGTTTTGTCAGTGTCTTGCTTAGCTTCTTCATGGCCAGGGTCTTCATGAGGATGAAGCTACC CGGATATCTAATGGGATAG